The proteins below come from a single Tepidisphaeraceae bacterium genomic window:
- the trmD gene encoding tRNA (guanosine(37)-N1)-methyltransferase TrmD, with protein sequence MRIDILTLFPEMFGPFLGTSIPKRAANKGLVSYHLTNIRDFATDAHKSVDDKPFGGGPGMVMMPTVLCDAVTATENQDPRPATRILLSPQGRVFDQTLARELAGRERLLMVAGRYEGFDERIIDTLQPIELSIGDYVLSGGELGAMVVIDAIVRLLPGALGAEGGADDESFADGLLEFPQYTRPREYNGMTVPDILLSGDHKAIANWRLQQRKQRTEQRRPDLWNAWKARNGNN encoded by the coding sequence ATGCGCATCGATATCCTCACACTGTTCCCTGAGATGTTCGGCCCGTTCCTGGGCACGAGCATTCCCAAGCGAGCCGCGAATAAAGGGTTGGTCTCGTACCACCTGACCAACATTCGCGACTTTGCGACCGACGCCCATAAGTCGGTGGACGACAAGCCGTTCGGCGGTGGTCCGGGCATGGTGATGATGCCGACGGTGCTCTGCGACGCCGTCACCGCGACCGAAAATCAGGACCCGCGACCTGCGACGCGCATCCTGCTGTCGCCACAAGGTCGGGTGTTCGATCAAACGCTCGCCCGCGAGCTGGCCGGTCGAGAGCGGCTGCTGATGGTGGCAGGGCGGTACGAAGGGTTCGACGAGCGAATCATCGACACGCTTCAGCCGATAGAACTTAGCATCGGCGACTACGTGCTGAGCGGCGGTGAGCTTGGCGCGATGGTCGTGATCGACGCGATCGTCCGCCTGCTGCCCGGCGCCCTCGGCGCCGAAGGTGGCGCCGATGACGAAAGCTTCGCCGACGGACTGCTTGAATTTCCCCAGTACACGCGACCCCGCGAGTACAACGGGATGACGGTCCCCGACATCCTGTTGTCCGGTGATCATAAAGCGATAGCGAATTGGCGTTTACAGCAACGCAAGCAACGCACCGAACAGCGCCGACCAGATCTGTGGAACGCTTGGAAAGCGCGAAACGGAAACAACTGA
- a CDS encoding amidohydrolase family protein: MIVDCHTHIWQSADQLGHVDLGEASRRGRAASKLTPQKSAWRTLPAADPDHHWAQSGTVDKSIVLGFKSKYMGAEIPNRLVSDYVKRFPAKLIGFAGIDPTEPSAVEELQIARNDLHLRGVTISPANQDFHPADSRAMRLYEEAQRLSMPILVHPVGQYTEQSKLEFARPYLLDEVVRAFPKLRVVISQLGQPWVDETILMLGKHANVYADVSGMLGRPWQAYNALVSAYQNGVIDKLLFGSDFPYTSAGECIEALYSINQVAQGTNLPVVPRESLRGIVERDTITLLGIS, encoded by the coding sequence ATGATCGTCGATTGTCACACGCATATTTGGCAGTCCGCAGACCAGCTGGGTCATGTGGATCTGGGTGAAGCCTCGCGGCGCGGGCGTGCCGCCAGCAAGCTGACGCCGCAGAAGAGCGCCTGGCGCACCCTCCCCGCCGCCGACCCCGATCATCACTGGGCGCAGAGTGGCACGGTCGACAAGTCGATCGTGCTCGGCTTCAAGAGCAAGTACATGGGGGCCGAGATCCCCAACCGGCTCGTCTCCGATTACGTCAAACGCTTCCCCGCCAAGCTGATCGGCTTCGCCGGCATCGATCCGACCGAGCCGTCGGCCGTTGAGGAACTGCAGATCGCCCGCAACGATTTGCACCTGCGCGGCGTTACGATCTCGCCGGCCAACCAGGATTTCCACCCGGCCGACAGTCGCGCCATGCGCCTCTACGAAGAGGCCCAGCGGCTCTCGATGCCGATCCTCGTCCACCCGGTCGGCCAATACACCGAACAAAGCAAGCTGGAGTTCGCCCGCCCGTATTTGCTGGATGAGGTCGTCCGAGCTTTCCCCAAGCTGCGCGTCGTCATCTCGCAACTGGGCCAGCCTTGGGTGGATGAAACGATCCTGATGCTTGGCAAGCACGCCAACGTCTACGCCGACGTGAGCGGCATGCTCGGCCGGCCTTGGCAGGCGTACAACGCGCTCGTGTCGGCGTATCAAAACGGTGTGATCGACAAGCTGTTGTTCGGCTCCGACTTCCCCTACACCAGCGCCGGCGAGTGTATCGAGGCGCTCTACAGCATCAACCAGGTCGCTCAAGGCACCAACCTGCCCGTGGTGCCGCGCGAAAGCCTGCGCGGCATCGTCGAGCGCGACACGATCACGTTGCTCGGCATCTCGTAG
- the rpsP gene encoding 30S ribosomal protein S16 codes for MSVKLRLKRMGRKNHAFYRLNAIDSRTPRDGRVIEELGFYDPLNKDKDKQFVAKIDRCRHWLEVGAIPSETVSSLLKRSGVEHKSLRLPKPGKPKAAPAEKASA; via the coding sequence ATGTCGGTAAAGCTGCGTTTGAAGAGGATGGGTCGGAAGAATCATGCGTTCTATCGCTTGAACGCGATCGACTCGCGCACGCCGCGTGACGGCCGCGTGATCGAAGAGCTTGGTTTCTACGATCCGTTGAACAAGGACAAGGACAAGCAGTTCGTCGCCAAGATCGACCGCTGCCGGCATTGGCTGGAAGTGGGCGCGATCCCCAGCGAGACCGTCTCGTCACTGCTAAAGCGTAGCGGTGTCGAGCACAAGTCGCTGCGGTTGCCCAAGCCGGGCAAGCCCAAGGCAGCGCCGGCCGAGAAGGCGTCGGCTTAG
- a CDS encoding ion transporter, producing the protein MTSESTQSAISLKRRVYEMIERPADGDEAVAQRHLVWFDQALATLILLNVAAVILETVKPIDQRWGGFFYGFEIFSVIVFSAEYLTRLWCCTADPQFAHPVWGRLRFAVRPMPLVDLLAILPSLILTFGADLRFVRALRLLRLLRVLKLGRYSRAVGLLGNVLRSRGPELAVMFLILMIVIVVAAGAVYYAEHEAQPEVFSSIPASMWWAVVTLTTIGYGDVYPVTHLGKLLGGIIAICGIGIVALPTAIIASGFSEELAARRRQRHAHKSHLSQANAHEDDAAVSSHHCPHCGKQLHTTIEAAGEH; encoded by the coding sequence ATGACTTCAGAATCCACCCAGTCCGCCATTAGCTTGAAGCGCCGCGTCTACGAGATGATCGAGCGGCCGGCCGACGGTGACGAAGCCGTGGCCCAGCGGCACTTGGTCTGGTTTGACCAAGCGCTGGCGACCTTGATCCTGCTGAACGTCGCCGCCGTCATCCTGGAAACGGTCAAGCCGATCGACCAGCGGTGGGGTGGGTTCTTCTACGGGTTCGAGATCTTCTCGGTCATCGTCTTCTCGGCCGAGTACCTCACCCGGTTGTGGTGCTGCACGGCCGACCCGCAGTTCGCCCACCCGGTCTGGGGCCGGTTGCGCTTCGCGGTCCGGCCAATGCCACTGGTCGACCTGCTGGCGATCCTGCCGTCGCTCATTCTCACGTTCGGCGCCGATTTGCGCTTCGTCCGCGCACTTCGGCTATTGCGGTTGCTGCGCGTGCTGAAACTCGGGCGTTACTCGCGGGCGGTGGGATTGCTGGGGAACGTGCTGCGCAGCCGCGGACCGGAACTGGCGGTGATGTTCCTCATCCTGATGATCGTGATCGTCGTCGCCGCTGGCGCCGTCTATTACGCAGAGCACGAAGCGCAGCCAGAGGTGTTCAGCAGCATCCCCGCATCCATGTGGTGGGCCGTCGTCACGCTGACCACGATCGGCTACGGTGACGTCTACCCGGTGACGCACCTCGGCAAACTGCTGGGCGGCATCATCGCGATCTGCGGCATCGGCATCGTTGCGCTGCCAACGGCCATCATCGCCTCAGGCTTCTCCGAAGAACTCGCCGCGCGGCGTCGGCAAAGGCATGCCCACAAAAGTCACCTATCGCAGGCCAATGCCCACGAGGACGATGCCGCCGTTTCGTCCCACCATTGCCCTCACTGCGGTAAACAACTTCACACCACGATCGAGGCAGCGGGCGAGCACTAG
- the prfB gene encoding peptide chain release factor 2, which produces MTSYPGSLPSGTLFDFPNKLARKQELEAKMGEADFWDDQEKAKSVVSEAKSLKAIVEPIESLLREIDDVRAMVQLGEEVDDAATLTEADETLAALEQRGERVELQSLLDGKNDPRNCFVQIHAGAGGTEAQDWAEMLLRMYLYFFEKRGWDVSETDRQWGEQAGIKSVTLLVKGEYAYGYMRAEAGVHRLVRPSPFNAQGKRQTSFASVDVVPEFEEDDSSTEIPEKDLDIVAFVRSSGPGGQNVNKVASAVRITHIPTGIQVTCSVERSQQQNRRLAIALITGRLELIEQAKRDDELKKLYGEKGAISWGNQIRSYVLDDRRVKDHRTNVETSNVESVLDRGELDAFIDAELRRKRRDKKS; this is translated from the coding sequence ATGACCTCTTATCCCGGATCGTTGCCATCCGGGACTCTCTTTGACTTCCCCAACAAATTAGCCCGAAAACAGGAATTAGAAGCGAAGATGGGCGAGGCCGACTTCTGGGATGACCAGGAGAAGGCCAAGTCGGTCGTGAGCGAGGCGAAGTCGCTGAAGGCGATCGTTGAGCCGATCGAGTCGCTGTTGCGCGAGATCGACGACGTGCGCGCAATGGTGCAGTTGGGCGAAGAGGTCGACGACGCCGCCACGCTCACCGAGGCCGACGAGACGCTGGCGGCGCTCGAACAGCGTGGCGAGCGGGTTGAGCTGCAGTCTCTGCTGGATGGCAAGAACGACCCGCGCAACTGCTTCGTGCAGATCCACGCCGGCGCCGGTGGCACCGAGGCCCAGGACTGGGCCGAGATGCTGCTGCGCATGTACCTCTACTTCTTCGAAAAGCGTGGCTGGGACGTTTCGGAGACCGACCGCCAATGGGGTGAACAGGCGGGCATCAAGTCCGTCACCCTGCTGGTGAAGGGCGAGTACGCCTACGGCTACATGCGAGCCGAGGCGGGCGTGCATCGTCTCGTTCGGCCAAGCCCGTTCAACGCCCAAGGCAAGCGCCAGACCAGCTTCGCCAGCGTCGACGTGGTGCCAGAGTTCGAGGAAGACGACAGCAGCACCGAGATCCCCGAAAAGGACCTCGATATCGTCGCCTTCGTCCGCTCCAGCGGGCCCGGTGGGCAGAACGTGAACAAGGTCGCCAGCGCGGTCCGCATCACGCACATCCCCACCGGCATCCAGGTCACCTGCAGCGTCGAGCGCAGCCAGCAGCAGAACCGCCGGCTGGCGATCGCACTGATCACCGGTCGCTTGGAATTGATCGAGCAGGCCAAGCGCGACGACGAACTGAAAAAGCTCTATGGCGAAAAGGGCGCGATCTCGTGGGGCAACCAGATTCGCTCCTACGTGCTGGACGACCGCCGGGTGAAGGACCACCGGACCAACGTCGAGACGAGCAACGTTGAAAGCGTGCTCGATCGGGGCGAGCTCGATGCCTTCATTGACGCCGAACTGCGACGAAAAAGGCGCGACAAGAAGTCCTAG